In the genome of Xenopus laevis strain J_2021 chromosome 1S, Xenopus_laevis_v10.1, whole genome shotgun sequence, one region contains:
- the LOC108707279 gene encoding uncharacterized protein LOC108707279, which translates to MNLSKKKVTFSEAPVVLGSAGKHVHSGILQHYHPFIVKNLRLTSHLYRKLKEHGILTTEQIGLLELEEFPDMRIYKLLEILKSASAHTFTMFCAILHETGQHHLAQTLQKAASDNGPLLPNISLFLQPKQVQNETLSWQHGYDRAIKEENIQKRRKMQGMRSKYLANLQDIEERIALAKWERDLVIRERNIIWNENQALQNLNTELQSLIVKLRETTLNSKAKHLGITADYIGRKAKRLQPVTHLNLTYT; encoded by the exons ATGAACCTATCCAAAAAGAAGGTGACATTCAGTGAGGCTCCTGTggttt TAGGGTCTGCTGGCAAACACGTCCATTCTGGGATCCTACAACATTACCATCCGTTCATTGTCAAAAACCTACGTCTTACATCTCATCTTTATAGAAAGCTGAAGGAACATGGGATTCTAACTACTGAACAAATTGGTTTGCTTGAG CTAGAAGAGTTTCCAGACATGAGGATATACAAACTGctagaaattttaaaaagtgccAGCGCTCATACATTCACAATGTTTTGTGCTATTCTTCATGAAACTGGTCAACATCATCTAGCACAAACATTGCAAAAGGCAGCAAGTGACAATGGACCGTTGTTACCCAACA TATCTCTGTTCCTGCAACCAAAACAAGTCCAAAATGAAACCTTGTCATGGCAGCATGGATATGACAGAgcaataaaagaagaaaatatacaaaagaggagAAAAATGCAAGGCATGAGGAGCAAATATTTGGCTAA CTTGCAAGACATTGAAGAAAGAATAGCATTAGCAAAATGGGAAAGGGACCTTGTTATAAGAGAGAGGAACATTATCTGGAATGAGAACCAAGCCCTCCAAAACCTGAACACTGAGCTACAGTCACTGATTGTGAAACTGAGGGAGACAACTCTCAACTCAAAGGCAAAGCACTTGGGAATTACTGCTGACTATATAGGCAGAAAAGCTAAAAGGCTTCAACCTGTGACACATTTAAATTTAACTTACACATGA
- the ccnb1.S gene encoding cyclin B1 S homeolog (The RefSeq protein has 1 substitution compared to this genomic sequence), translating to MALIMTRSMRLNAENVAQGMAGKKAAVSKPVPKPRNALGDIGNQIGKAKVPLKKTTKALRKPTVQKSEKLAVLEENVPKEAQKAAPDSPSPMETSVCVIEEMQPEPAFSSALIPVTDVDAEDSDNPMLCSDYVKDIYCYLRNLEAEQAIGPHYLDGQEINGNMRAILVDWLVQVQLRFKLLQETMSMTVSILDRFLQENPVPKKLLQLAGVSAMFIACKYEEIYCPSIGDFVFVTDNTYTKSQIRNMEMQILRVLNFDIGRPLPLHFLRRASKIGEVDSVHHTLAKYLIELVMTDYDMVHIPPSQLAAAAFCLAMKILNSGEWTPTLEHYMAYKESSLTPVMQHIAKNIVKVNGGHTKFMSVKNKYTSSRQMKISCLPHLKSELVENLAKAAS from the exons AGTATGCGGCTCAATGCAGAGAATGTGGCACAAGGAATGGCTGGAAAGAAAGCTGCTGTGTCCAAGCCTGTACCAAAGCCTAGAAATGCACTGGGTGATATTGGCAACCAAATCGGAAAGGCAAAAGTTCCACTAAAAAAG ACAACAAAAGCTCTTCGGAAACCCACTGTACAAAAGTCTGAGAAACTTGCTGTGCTGGAAGAAAATGTTCCTAAGGAAGCAGAGAAG GCAGCACCAGATTCCCCTAGCCCCATGGAGACATCGGTGTGTGTAATAGAAGAGATGCAACCGGAACCAGCTTTCTCCAGTGCCCTGATTCCTGTGACAGATGTGGATGCAGAAGATTCAGACAACCCAATGCTGTGCAGTGATTATGTGAAGGACATCTACTGTTATCTTAGAAACTTGGAG GCTGAACAAGCAATCGGGCCACACTATCTAGATGGGCAAGAAATCAATGGAAACATGAGGGCCATACTGGTAGACTGGCTTGTGCAGGTTCAACTGAGGTTTAAACTGCTGCAGGAGACAATGTCTATGACTGTATCTATTCTGGATCGTTTTCTGCAG GAAAACCCTGTACCCAAGAAGCTGTTGCAGCTGGCCGGTGTGAGCGCCATGTTTATTGCATGCAAGTATGAAGAGATCTATTGTCCATCAATTGGTGACTTTGTCTTTGTCACAGACAACACTTACACAAAGTCCCAAATCAGAAACATGGAGATGCAAATCCTTAGAGTTCTCAATTTTGACATTGGAAGACCACTGCCGCTGCATTTCTTGAGAAGAGCATCTAAAATTGGAGAG GTTGACTCTGTACATCACACACTGGCTAAATACCTAATCGAGCTGGTTATGACAGACTATGACATGGTGCACATACCTCCATCACAGTTGGCGGCAGCAGCTTTCTGTCTGGCAATGAAAATTCTTAATAGTGGAGAATGG ACTCCTACTCTTGAGCACTACATGGCATACAAAGAAAGTTCCCTTACACCAGTCATGCAGCACATCGCAAAGAAtattgtaaaagtcaatggaggACATACAAAGTTCATG TCTGTCAAAAACAAATACACCAGCAGTCGACAGATGAAGATCAGCTGTCTGCCACATCTAAAGTCTGAGCTTGTGGAAAACCTGGCAAAAGCTGCATCATAG